A region of Myxococcaceae bacterium DNA encodes the following proteins:
- a CDS encoding 50S ribosomal protein L9, translating to MAANVNVILARDVLNLGRLGDVVKVRPGYARNFLFPQSLALPVSEKRVRQFDHQKRLIEHQRQKRKAHSQDLAQKLNQTQLTISVKVGEQGKLFGSIGTRDIEKALASQNHNISHRDIKLEQPIKSVGLHSIELRLEGDVKALINLVVVPEAEATA from the coding sequence ATGGCTGCCAACGTAAATGTTATTTTAGCTCGAGATGTTTTGAACCTGGGACGTTTAGGAGACGTTGTTAAGGTTCGTCCAGGCTACGCACGAAATTTTTTATTCCCCCAATCTCTGGCTCTTCCGGTTTCAGAAAAGCGCGTCAGGCAGTTCGACCACCAGAAGCGCTTGATTGAGCATCAACGTCAAAAACGTAAAGCACATTCACAAGACCTCGCTCAAAAACTCAATCAAACTCAGTTGACGATTTCTGTCAAGGTTGGCGAACAGGGCAAGTTGTTCGGTTCCATTGGAACTCGAGATATTGAGAAAGCGCTTGCCTCTCAAAATCACAACATCTCGCATCGAGATATCAAGCTTGAACAACCGATCAAGTCTGTTGGACTTCATTCCATCGAACTTCGTCTCGAAGGAGATGTGAAAGCCCTGATCAACCTTGTGGTTGTACCCGAAGCAGAAGCCACAGCCTAG
- the rpsO gene encoding 30S ribosomal protein S15, with amino-acid sequence MALRPKQEIVSQFAQHPSDTGSPEVQAALLTDRINHLTEHFKIHSHDHHSRRGLLKMVSQRRSLVKYLNKLDHGRYKKLIAALGLRK; translated from the coding sequence ATGGCTCTTCGTCCAAAACAAGAAATCGTTTCGCAATTTGCTCAGCATCCCAGTGATACAGGCTCACCAGAAGTCCAGGCTGCTCTGCTGACCGATCGGATTAATCATTTAACCGAACACTTTAAAATACATTCTCACGATCACCACTCCAGACGCGGATTGCTTAAAATGGTTTCTCAGCGTCGCAGCTTGGTGAAATACTTGAACAAACTCGATCATGGTCGCTACAAGAAGCTCATTGCCGCTCTTGGACTGCGTAAGTAA
- a CDS encoding APC family permease, with translation MSLQQKIPFWTAVLMSINIIVGGGIFAGPQSMAALAGSLSFASWLLAAVLMFPIVWAVARAPVLFPGEGGFYHYCAQGISPVFGFVAQWMFLLGYMMGTASAMTVLLQTGLAQQLGFSFASEHPSMTHAMILTLFSLLNLMPLGLVSRIQAGATLLKLIPLLIVVALTAFFYKSDLSYPLSLTASLPATIPTVIFGYLGFEACCSLTHLLKDGPESVGKVVLTAFFITALLYTVFNFGLLQIMGVDSLAAEGAMAFPSYLGGSQELTFALGVGISSAILLSFSNSLFGVSLGNITNIARISGMSQPMAMLLHGFIVWCLLCFTSELRTIFAFTVLGVGSAYTLTVVAVWRENWKLKHHFQVALMTLGFGSCAILFACCWLDLGTSHGERFLAIAPMFTGLAIGGILYRAKILTLR, from the coding sequence ATGAGCTTACAACAGAAAATCCCTTTTTGGACTGCCGTCTTGATGAGCATCAATATCATCGTAGGAGGTGGGATCTTCGCCGGTCCACAAAGCATGGCAGCGCTTGCGGGAAGCCTCAGTTTTGCTTCTTGGCTACTCGCAGCTGTTTTGATGTTCCCCATTGTCTGGGCAGTTGCTCGTGCGCCAGTCCTCTTTCCAGGCGAGGGCGGCTTTTATCACTATTGCGCTCAGGGAATCAGTCCTGTTTTCGGATTTGTGGCACAATGGATGTTTTTGCTGGGCTACATGATGGGAACGGCTTCTGCCATGACCGTGCTCCTGCAAACGGGGCTTGCTCAACAATTGGGCTTCTCTTTTGCCTCCGAACATCCTTCGATGACCCACGCCATGATTCTGACTCTGTTTTCATTGCTCAACCTCATGCCCTTAGGGCTGGTTAGCCGCATTCAAGCGGGTGCCACTTTGCTCAAATTGATTCCTTTGCTGATTGTAGTGGCTCTCACTGCTTTTTTCTACAAGTCGGACTTAAGCTATCCCTTGAGCTTAACGGCTTCTCTTCCGGCAACGATTCCAACCGTCATCTTCGGCTATTTGGGGTTCGAGGCTTGCTGCTCATTGACTCATTTACTGAAAGATGGGCCTGAATCGGTTGGTAAAGTTGTTCTGACCGCTTTTTTCATCACTGCACTCCTGTACACCGTGTTTAACTTTGGCCTGCTCCAGATCATGGGAGTTGATTCGCTCGCCGCGGAGGGCGCCATGGCTTTTCCAAGCTACCTCGGCGGGTCTCAGGAGCTTACTTTCGCCTTAGGAGTTGGCATCAGCTCAGCCATACTCCTGAGTTTCTCCAACAGTTTGTTCGGAGTCTCCCTAGGCAATATCACCAATATCGCACGAATCTCCGGAATGAGCCAACCCATGGCGATGCTGTTACACGGTTTCATTGTTTGGTGTCTGCTTTGTTTTACCTCTGAATTACGCACCATTTTTGCTTTTACGGTTCTGGGAGTCGGTTCGGCCTACACACTCACCGTAGTGGCGGTTTGGCGCGAAAATTGGAAACTCAAACATCATTTTCAAGTCGCTTTGATGACTTTGGGATTTGGATCCTGTGCGATTCTGTTTGCTTGCTGTTGGCTCGATTTAGGCACAAGCCATGGGGAACGTTTTTTAGCGATTGCTCCGATGTTTACAGGGCTTGCCATCGGCGGAATCTTGTATCGCGCCAAAATCCTAACCCTGCGCTAA
- a CDS encoding polyribonucleotide nucleotidyltransferase, with protein MDHNSKKHFQVSVQIGDVPMVFEMGKVAKQASGAVWVRWGESVVLVTACASDQPREGIDFFPLTCEYIEKAYAAGRIPGGFFKRETKPRDAEILNARIIDRSLRPLFPEGFRNDVQIIATVMSHDGQHSTDVMALCGASMALHVSNLPFALSSGPIAGVRVGRIAGKLVANPTVAQMAQSDIDMMVASSQDAIVMVEGGAHQVSELDLIDALFFAQSEGMKVISACQEMRSEMGVPKLNLEAPQRKEELFARVEALASHEGLAQALQIHEKQNRYGRMDEIKATVLAAFSEEESSTVARYFSELKARLMRFSVLDTQTRIDGRRFDQIRPICAEVGILPRAHGSALFTRGETQAVVTATLGTQDDEQKTDTLLGEASKKFMLHYNFPPFSVGEARPLRGTSRREIGHGALAERAVEKMVEQGDDFPYTIRIVSEITESNGSSSMASVCGATLSMWDAGIKLKAPVAGIAMGLIQEGDRVAVLSDILGDEDHLGDMDFKICGTEHGVTAIQMDIKIDGLSKEVLTQALEQARQGRLHILAEMKKGLSQSRAELSVYAPRITTLRVHPDKIRDVIGPGGRVIRDIVARSGAKIEITDDGIVKIAAVGSESLRKAIRIIEDLTKEAEIGVVYRGLVKRIVDFGAFVELFPGTEGLCHVSELAENRVNQISDVLQEGDEVNIVVLSIDREGKIRLSRKRALGKEPGEKVSLS; from the coding sequence ATGGATCACAACAGCAAAAAACATTTTCAGGTTAGTGTTCAAATTGGCGACGTTCCCATGGTTTTTGAAATGGGCAAAGTGGCTAAACAAGCCTCAGGAGCCGTATGGGTCCGTTGGGGCGAATCCGTGGTTTTGGTGACGGCTTGTGCGAGCGATCAGCCTCGCGAAGGAATCGATTTCTTTCCGCTGACTTGCGAGTACATTGAGAAAGCCTACGCGGCAGGTCGAATACCGGGAGGTTTTTTTAAGCGCGAAACCAAACCGCGCGATGCTGAGATTTTGAATGCACGCATCATCGACCGTTCCCTTCGGCCTTTGTTCCCCGAAGGGTTTCGCAACGATGTGCAAATCATCGCTACGGTGATGTCCCACGATGGGCAACACAGTACCGATGTCATGGCTCTGTGTGGAGCTTCGATGGCTTTGCATGTGAGCAACTTGCCCTTTGCCCTTTCTTCGGGTCCGATTGCTGGAGTGCGGGTTGGCCGAATTGCTGGGAAACTGGTTGCGAATCCAACGGTTGCGCAAATGGCTCAAAGCGATATCGACATGATGGTTGCTTCTTCGCAAGATGCCATTGTGATGGTCGAAGGAGGCGCTCACCAGGTTTCAGAGTTGGATTTAATTGATGCTTTGTTTTTTGCTCAATCCGAAGGCATGAAAGTGATCAGCGCTTGTCAAGAGATGCGCTCTGAAATGGGTGTGCCGAAACTTAATCTTGAGGCTCCGCAAAGGAAAGAGGAGCTCTTTGCGCGTGTCGAAGCGCTGGCTTCGCACGAAGGGCTTGCTCAGGCGCTTCAGATTCATGAAAAGCAAAATCGTTACGGCAGGATGGATGAAATCAAAGCAACTGTTTTGGCGGCTTTCTCAGAAGAAGAATCCAGCACAGTAGCCCGTTATTTCTCAGAACTCAAAGCGCGTTTGATGCGCTTTAGCGTCCTAGACACCCAGACGCGAATCGATGGCCGTCGATTTGATCAAATTAGGCCTATCTGCGCGGAAGTCGGTATTTTGCCTCGTGCACACGGGTCTGCCTTGTTCACGCGAGGGGAAACGCAAGCGGTTGTCACGGCGACTCTTGGCACACAGGATGACGAGCAAAAAACAGATACCCTTTTAGGGGAAGCTTCTAAGAAGTTTATGCTTCACTATAATTTCCCGCCCTTTTCGGTGGGGGAAGCAAGGCCCTTGCGAGGAACCTCTCGTCGCGAGATTGGGCATGGTGCTTTGGCTGAGCGAGCCGTTGAGAAAATGGTTGAGCAGGGCGATGATTTTCCTTACACGATTCGAATCGTTTCAGAGATTACAGAGTCGAATGGGTCTTCATCGATGGCCTCGGTTTGCGGAGCCACTCTTTCGATGTGGGATGCTGGAATTAAGCTGAAAGCTCCTGTGGCTGGTATTGCGATGGGCTTGATTCAAGAAGGTGATCGAGTCGCTGTTTTAAGTGATATCTTAGGCGATGAAGATCATCTGGGAGATATGGATTTTAAAATCTGCGGGACCGAGCATGGGGTGACGGCCATTCAGATGGACATTAAGATTGATGGTCTTTCCAAAGAGGTCTTAACTCAAGCCTTGGAGCAAGCGCGTCAAGGTCGATTGCATATCCTTGCCGAGATGAAGAAGGGCCTTTCCCAATCGCGAGCAGAACTCTCTGTGTACGCACCGCGTATTACGACGCTTCGTGTACACCCTGATAAGATTCGAGATGTGATTGGACCCGGTGGTCGAGTGATTCGTGACATTGTTGCTCGTTCGGGTGCTAAAATTGAGATTACCGACGACGGTATTGTAAAAATTGCAGCGGTGGGCTCCGAAAGTCTTCGAAAAGCGATTCGTATCATTGAGGATTTAACGAAAGAAGCTGAGATAGGCGTTGTATACCGAGGTCTTGTTAAACGCATTGTCGATTTTGGAGCCTTTGTTGAGCTCTTTCCCGGAACGGAAGGACTCTGCCATGTGTCTGAATTGGCTGAAAACCGAGTGAACCAAATTAGCGATGTTTTACAAGAAGGAGACGAAGTCAACATCGTCGTCTTGAGCATCGACCGAGAAGGCAAAATCCGCCTCAGTCGAAAACGCGCGTTAGGTAAGGAACCCGGTGAAAAAGTCAGTCTTTCTTAG
- the ppk1 gene encoding polyphosphate kinase 1, whose translation MHCDRDLSALLFQFRVLSLAKDRSLPLLERLRYLCICSNNLDEFFEIRMASLKEKIRNKLLPNPLLEELVAQTRQLVLEQYEILNQELLPALKSEQIQLKNKSDWNPKQRAWLKSFFQTQLLPVLSPIGLDPAHPFPLLANKSLNFIVSLKGQDAFGRRLEMAVVPAPKSLPRLVQIGGEGKEIVSLEQMIRAHMSALFPHLKVVNSYQFRVTRNSNLSVDEEEADDLLQSLEGELTSRRYGNAVRLEIEESCPDRLVQFLSNHFELQEEDIYRIKGPVNLVRLTALYDWVDRPDLKFPALIAQPVSITFQSLKKADRALLHPFESFASVCDFLKQAARDPHVLVIKQTLYRTGSDSVIVDHLVEAANAGKEVTVVIELRARFDEEANIQLASRLQEAGAHVVYGIVGYKTHAKMLLVVRREKGRLRRYVHLGTGNYHPKTGKLYVDYSFFTTHAQICEDVHQIFLQLTGLSKRGPLQKCLEAPFSLKSGLLEKIERERINAKNGLKAGIKAKLNALADHDMMHALHHAAEAGVSIELTVRGICCLKPGPNLKIYSVLGRFLEHSRVFYFENNGQSELFLSSADWMSRNLVQRVEIAWPIESPELKARILKETFEIYLEESRFRFELQEDGTYIASDLIKGSTGAQNRLLDAYRALVAPVSEPEQLHQGALGIRPQFCQ comes from the coding sequence ATGCACTGCGATCGTGATCTGAGCGCCTTACTTTTTCAGTTTCGAGTTTTGTCCTTAGCAAAGGATCGAAGCCTGCCTCTTTTAGAGAGGCTTCGATACCTTTGCATTTGCAGCAACAATCTGGATGAATTTTTTGAGATTCGCATGGCGAGCTTAAAAGAAAAAATTCGAAACAAGTTGCTTCCGAATCCTTTGTTGGAAGAGCTCGTAGCCCAAACGCGTCAATTAGTCTTAGAGCAGTACGAGATTTTGAACCAAGAATTGCTCCCAGCACTCAAGTCCGAGCAGATTCAGCTGAAAAACAAATCGGATTGGAACCCCAAGCAGCGTGCCTGGCTCAAGTCTTTCTTTCAAACCCAGCTGCTGCCCGTCTTAAGCCCCATTGGTCTTGATCCAGCACACCCGTTTCCCTTGCTTGCCAACAAAAGCCTCAATTTTATTGTTTCGCTCAAAGGCCAAGATGCATTTGGGCGCAGACTGGAGATGGCGGTGGTTCCGGCTCCCAAATCCTTGCCGCGCTTGGTGCAGATCGGCGGCGAAGGGAAGGAGATCGTGTCCCTGGAGCAGATGATTCGCGCTCACATGTCCGCTCTCTTTCCCCATCTAAAGGTCGTGAATTCGTACCAGTTTCGAGTGACTCGCAACAGCAATCTGTCGGTGGATGAAGAAGAAGCGGATGACCTCTTACAGAGCTTAGAAGGTGAGCTGACCTCGAGGCGATACGGGAACGCGGTTCGATTGGAAATTGAAGAAAGCTGCCCGGATCGTTTGGTTCAGTTTCTATCCAACCACTTTGAGCTCCAAGAAGAAGATATCTACCGCATCAAAGGACCCGTCAATCTCGTTCGGCTGACGGCTCTTTACGATTGGGTTGACCGGCCCGATCTCAAGTTTCCAGCCTTGATCGCTCAACCCGTTTCAATCACCTTTCAAAGCTTAAAAAAGGCAGATAGGGCACTCTTGCACCCTTTCGAATCGTTTGCTTCGGTTTGCGATTTTTTAAAACAAGCGGCACGCGATCCGCATGTGTTGGTGATCAAGCAAACCCTTTATCGGACCGGTTCAGATTCTGTGATTGTGGATCATTTGGTTGAAGCAGCGAATGCCGGCAAAGAAGTAACCGTCGTGATTGAGCTGCGAGCCCGTTTCGACGAAGAAGCCAACATTCAACTCGCCAGCCGACTTCAAGAAGCGGGAGCCCACGTCGTCTATGGCATTGTCGGTTATAAGACACATGCCAAGATGCTGTTGGTGGTTCGAAGGGAAAAGGGTCGTTTGCGGCGCTACGTCCACCTGGGCACAGGCAATTACCACCCCAAGACCGGGAAGCTGTACGTTGATTACAGCTTCTTCACCACCCACGCACAAATTTGCGAGGATGTTCATCAAATCTTTTTGCAGTTAACAGGTCTCTCGAAACGAGGTCCTTTGCAAAAGTGTCTGGAGGCGCCGTTTTCTCTGAAATCGGGTTTGCTGGAGAAAATTGAACGCGAAAGGATCAACGCGAAAAATGGCCTGAAAGCCGGCATCAAAGCCAAACTCAATGCGCTGGCAGACCACGATATGATGCACGCTCTTCATCATGCAGCGGAGGCTGGCGTGTCGATTGAGTTGACTGTTCGAGGAATTTGCTGTTTAAAACCCGGACCCAATTTAAAAATTTATTCCGTCTTGGGACGATTCTTAGAACACAGTCGCGTTTTCTACTTCGAAAATAACGGCCAGTCCGAGTTATTTCTATCGAGCGCCGATTGGATGTCTCGAAACTTGGTACAACGTGTGGAAATAGCCTGGCCGATCGAGTCTCCGGAATTGAAAGCTCGAATTTTAAAAGAGACTTTCGAAATTTATTTAGAAGAAAGCCGATTTCGCTTTGAACTTCAAGAAGACGGAACTTACATCGCTAGCGATCTGATCAAGGGCTCGACAGGCGCGCAAAATCGGCTGCTGGATGCGTACAGAGCGCTTGTTGCGCCGGTCTCCGAACCGGAGCAGCTCCATCAAGGTGCTTTGGGAATCCGACCGCAATTCTGCCAATGA
- a CDS encoding long-chain fatty acid--CoA ligase, protein MARSVFGLLDEAATHFPNRTALKYKEKDVWKELNWREVRDRACAVASQLIERGIQSGDRVVILSQTRFEWAIADLGILAAGGCTVPIYHSNIASDVAYIAQDCDARLAIVENSLQAAKLPHLQQIRIDDLNPTITQEKEIRKRVAATKESDWATIIYTSGTTGNPKGACLTHSNLLYEAEAIEEIELLSSSDVQLIFLPLAHVFARVMEIAWLKTAHVLCFAESVEAVVSNMKEIQPTFMAAVPRVYEKVYARVLVKARSGRYLKRQIANWAFEKQKKPQGLAWLLARYLVFSKIEQGFQEMFGKRLRFFISGGAPLNPEIGAFFKDAGVQILEGWGLTETAAATCVNRPQQNRMGTVGQPLPRTELRIAEDGEVEVRGPGVFQQYWNLPQQTAEAFKDGWFKTGDMGVIDPEGFLRITGRKKDIIITAGGKKIAPQKLENALKAATSLISQVLVFGDQKPYLIGLLTLDAQVVEGFAKRKGFSGNFEELIGHPEVLRRIEQAIKRVNQGLSSFEQIKKFQILPQDFLVGEELTPTLKVKRGYCVQKFRTHIERLYR, encoded by the coding sequence ATGGCACGATCGGTCTTTGGATTATTGGACGAGGCTGCAACTCATTTTCCCAATCGAACAGCCTTGAAGTACAAAGAGAAGGACGTTTGGAAGGAGCTTAATTGGCGTGAAGTGCGCGATCGGGCCTGCGCGGTTGCTTCTCAATTAATTGAACGAGGGATCCAAAGTGGTGATCGAGTCGTGATCTTATCTCAGACCCGCTTTGAGTGGGCGATTGCTGACTTGGGGATTTTGGCTGCTGGGGGATGTACGGTTCCCATCTATCATTCCAACATCGCATCCGATGTGGCTTATATTGCTCAGGATTGCGATGCTCGATTGGCCATTGTGGAAAACAGTCTTCAAGCTGCCAAGCTTCCCCATCTCCAACAAATTCGAATCGATGACTTGAATCCAACCATCACTCAAGAAAAAGAAATCCGAAAGCGAGTTGCGGCAACGAAAGAAAGCGATTGGGCAACCATTATCTACACTTCAGGTACCACTGGCAATCCCAAAGGCGCTTGTTTGACACACAGCAACCTTCTGTATGAGGCAGAAGCGATCGAAGAGATTGAACTCCTTTCTTCTTCGGATGTTCAGTTGATTTTCCTTCCTTTGGCGCATGTCTTTGCGAGAGTGATGGAAATCGCTTGGCTCAAGACCGCGCATGTTTTGTGTTTTGCCGAAAGCGTGGAAGCCGTTGTCAGCAACATGAAAGAGATTCAGCCCACCTTCATGGCGGCTGTTCCACGAGTCTATGAGAAAGTCTACGCTCGAGTCCTGGTGAAAGCACGTTCGGGGCGTTATTTAAAGCGTCAAATTGCGAATTGGGCCTTCGAGAAACAGAAAAAACCACAGGGTTTAGCCTGGTTGCTTGCCCGTTACCTTGTCTTTTCCAAGATTGAACAGGGCTTTCAGGAGATGTTTGGGAAGCGGCTGCGATTTTTTATTTCGGGCGGAGCGCCATTGAACCCAGAGATAGGAGCTTTTTTTAAGGACGCAGGCGTTCAAATTTTAGAGGGTTGGGGCTTGACCGAAACAGCGGCTGCAACGTGTGTCAATCGGCCGCAGCAAAATCGCATGGGAACAGTCGGTCAACCTTTGCCTAGAACAGAGCTTCGCATTGCAGAAGACGGAGAGGTCGAGGTTCGTGGACCTGGAGTGTTCCAGCAATATTGGAATTTACCCCAGCAGACTGCGGAGGCTTTCAAAGATGGCTGGTTTAAAACCGGTGATATGGGTGTGATTGACCCAGAAGGGTTTTTGCGGATCACGGGTCGCAAGAAAGACATCATTATCACAGCGGGTGGTAAAAAGATTGCGCCTCAAAAGCTTGAAAATGCACTGAAAGCAGCCACAAGCTTGATCTCTCAAGTTTTGGTGTTTGGGGATCAAAAACCTTATTTGATCGGTTTATTGACCTTGGATGCTCAAGTCGTTGAAGGGTTTGCGAAGCGCAAGGGATTCTCTGGGAACTTCGAAGAGCTGATCGGACATCCGGAAGTGCTGAGGCGAATCGAGCAAGCGATCAAGCGGGTCAACCAAGGTTTATCTTCCTTCGAGCAAATCAAAAAGTTTCAAATATTGCCGCAAGACTTTTTAGTTGGAGAAGAACTAACACCGACACTTAAAGTCAAGCGGGGGTACTGCGTTCAAAAATTTCGAACGCATATTGAAAGGCTTTACCGTTAG
- a CDS encoding DEAD/DEAH box helicase, producing the protein MFNTFGFSETLLKAIARAGFEKPSPIQEQAIPLVMAGRDLIGQAKTGTGKTAAFGLPALEKIDPHSSSTQLLVLTPTRELCTQVCEEIQRFGRTQGIRCVPIYGGSSYARQIDSVKQGAHVIVATPGRLLDLMNSRRIPKLKPTMVVLDEADEMLDMGFLEDIQAIFEHIPKERQTLLFSATMPSLIQKLAKKILNNPEVVTTNSGKEITNQNIEQLAFLIEESEREDALVRLIDAYRPFKSIVFCRTKADVDALQQSLVSDGHASAALHGDIEQRQRERVTAAFREGRIQVLIATDVAARGLNITDVSHVFNYHLPGSSETYVHRIGRTARAGKSGVSLSLVVPKEAGRVRQIEQCTGSRIAMKFVPSLQEVKQGRLSELVTKLEAQPTSKEARLFLEKLEDKSNLEETLLKLLSLYLSQMPIAGPEKIGLNPERLSKSESEKPERSRGKRFFNKSNPRFGNRAKSNRSH; encoded by the coding sequence ATGTTTAATACTTTCGGATTCTCAGAAACCCTTTTAAAAGCGATCGCACGAGCAGGCTTTGAAAAACCCAGCCCGATCCAGGAACAAGCCATCCCTTTGGTCATGGCCGGTCGCGATCTCATCGGCCAAGCCAAAACAGGAACCGGCAAGACCGCTGCCTTTGGTTTACCAGCGCTTGAAAAAATCGATCCCCATTCTTCCTCCACTCAATTGCTGGTTTTGACGCCAACTCGAGAGCTCTGCACGCAAGTGTGCGAAGAAATTCAGCGATTCGGTCGGACTCAAGGAATCCGATGTGTACCCATTTACGGTGGAAGTTCTTACGCACGTCAAATTGACTCCGTCAAACAAGGAGCGCATGTGATTGTAGCCACACCGGGTCGCTTGTTGGATTTGATGAATAGCCGACGCATTCCCAAACTAAAACCCACGATGGTCGTCTTGGATGAAGCAGATGAAATGCTCGACATGGGTTTCTTAGAAGATATCCAAGCCATCTTCGAACACATTCCCAAAGAGCGCCAGACCTTGCTTTTTTCGGCAACCATGCCCTCTTTGATTCAAAAGCTGGCGAAAAAGATTTTAAATAACCCCGAAGTGGTCACCACCAACTCTGGCAAAGAAATCACCAATCAAAACATTGAGCAGCTCGCATTTTTGATTGAAGAATCCGAAAGAGAAGACGCTCTGGTTCGATTGATCGATGCCTATCGACCCTTTAAATCGATCGTGTTTTGCCGAACAAAAGCCGATGTGGACGCCCTGCAACAAAGTTTGGTCTCAGACGGACACGCTTCGGCGGCTTTGCACGGTGATATCGAGCAACGGCAGCGCGAACGCGTGACTGCGGCGTTTCGAGAAGGACGCATTCAAGTTTTGATTGCAACCGATGTGGCCGCTAGAGGACTGAATATTACCGACGTCTCTCATGTTTTTAACTACCATCTTCCAGGCTCCAGCGAGACCTACGTTCATCGAATCGGACGAACCGCTCGTGCAGGCAAAAGCGGTGTTTCCTTGAGTTTGGTGGTTCCGAAGGAAGCAGGCCGTGTGCGCCAAATTGAACAATGCACGGGCAGTCGCATTGCCATGAAATTCGTACCGAGCTTGCAAGAAGTCAAACAAGGTCGGTTGTCAGAACTGGTGACGAAGCTGGAAGCCCAACCCACTTCCAAAGAAGCACGTCTGTTTTTAGAGAAACTGGAAGATAAGTCCAACCTGGAAGAAACGCTGCTGAAGCTTTTATCGCTTTACTTAAGCCAAATGCCCATCGCGGGTCCAGAAAAGATTGGCTTAAATCCAGAGCGTCTTTCAAAATCCGAATCCGAAAAACCGGAACGCTCACGAGGCAAACGTTTCTTCAACAAAAGCAATCCGCGTTTCGGAAATCGAGCCAAATCTAATCGTTCGCACTAA
- a CDS encoding Smr/MutS family protein, which translates to MVAVEERELFLEWVRNLERVSPKPEPELAPVRKALRRKKPLPYEARIDLHGMTVEQASYRIRAFIGACQAKKLRRILVIHGKGSGILRDEIRMLLGGLSSVKEVQEAPPRLGGEGAVLIAVE; encoded by the coding sequence ATGGTTGCTGTAGAAGAGCGAGAACTGTTTTTGGAATGGGTTCGGAATCTTGAGCGAGTGTCGCCAAAGCCAGAACCCGAGCTGGCCCCTGTGCGGAAAGCCTTGCGTCGCAAGAAACCGCTTCCCTACGAAGCCCGCATTGATCTGCATGGCATGACGGTGGAGCAAGCGTCGTACCGGATTCGAGCTTTTATCGGAGCTTGTCAGGCCAAAAAACTCCGACGTATTTTGGTTATACACGGTAAAGGCAGCGGTATTTTACGCGATGAGATTCGCATGCTCTTAGGTGGCCTGTCTTCCGTGAAAGAAGTTCAAGAAGCGCCACCTCGATTGGGAGGCGAAGGCGCTGTCTTAATTGCGGTCGAATAG
- the rpsF gene encoding 30S ribosomal protein S6, whose protein sequence is MREYESIYVLNPEVTDLGVKEFMIKMKDLVTREGGKNIKADCWGRRKLAWERGNHQRGVYVHHRYLGNPGLVAEYERSLAIDESIILRQSVLLAKDVDPASREEQADQFEVVVVRERKEPQKFASDFDRFDEGVMDGNFDEMQEY, encoded by the coding sequence ATGCGCGAATATGAAAGCATCTACGTATTGAACCCTGAAGTCACAGACCTTGGGGTCAAAGAATTCATGATCAAGATGAAAGACTTGGTCACACGAGAAGGCGGCAAAAATATTAAAGCAGATTGCTGGGGACGCCGCAAACTTGCCTGGGAACGCGGTAACCATCAGCGTGGGGTTTATGTGCACCATCGCTATCTGGGCAATCCAGGCCTTGTGGCGGAATACGAACGTAGCCTTGCTATCGATGAATCGATTATTTTGCGACAAAGCGTCTTGCTGGCCAAAGATGTCGACCCAGCCAGCCGAGAAGAACAAGCCGATCAATTTGAAGTCGTCGTTGTTCGAGAACGCAAAGAACCTCAAAAGTTTGCCTCCGATTTTGATCGTTTTGATGAAGGCGTGATGGACGGCAATTTCGACGAGATGCAGGAGTATTAA